In Clostridia bacterium, a single genomic region encodes these proteins:
- a CDS encoding alanine/ornithine racemase family PLP-dependent enzyme — translation MPIIIDLAKFKHNADFLIEKLKKHNCYPAFVTKVFCADKKMVNVLENTDCKYFADSRIENLASYAKSSKTKILLRLPQKSQIKETVKYADISCNSCIEMLSLLNNEAKKQDKKHGVLLMIDLGDLREGVMYDNLEYIDAYYQQVELCSNLFLAGIGANLTCYGSVLPSNDNMNVLANLANRYEEKYHKKLQIVSGGNSSSLLLLEKNMPSKINNLRLGESLILGLETAYSTQIPNMFHDCVRLESEIIEVFEKPSYPIGETSINAFGEKMTYIDKGIMKRAILAIGRQDTICDGLTPDDKNISIVGSSSDHLIVDITNSAKSYAVGDKLTFTANYGAILHLFTSKYIKRKYING, via the coding sequence ATGCCGATTATTATTGATTTAGCAAAATTTAAACATAACGCCGACTTTTTAATTGAAAAATTGAAAAAACACAACTGCTATCCTGCATTTGTAACTAAGGTGTTCTGCGCCGACAAAAAGATGGTAAACGTACTTGAAAATACCGACTGTAAGTACTTTGCCGACTCACGAATTGAAAACCTTGCAAGCTACGCTAAAAGCTCTAAGACCAAAATATTGCTTAGGTTGCCTCAAAAAAGTCAAATTAAAGAGACGGTAAAATATGCCGACATCAGCTGTAATTCTTGTATAGAAATGCTTAGTTTGCTAAACAACGAAGCAAAAAAACAAGATAAAAAGCACGGCGTATTACTTATGATTGATTTAGGCGACCTTAGAGAAGGCGTAATGTACGACAATTTAGAATATATAGACGCATATTACCAGCAAGTAGAGCTATGTAGCAACTTATTTCTTGCGGGAATTGGCGCAAACCTTACGTGCTATGGTTCGGTGTTACCAAGTAACGACAATATGAACGTACTTGCAAACCTTGCTAATCGTTACGAAGAAAAATATCATAAAAAATTGCAAATCGTAAGCGGTGGCAATTCTAGCTCGCTACTACTTCTTGAAAAAAATATGCCTAGCAAAATTAACAATCTTAGACTTGGCGAATCGCTTATACTGGGACTCGAAACTGCCTATTCTACGCAAATACCAAATATGTTCCACGACTGCGTACGACTTGAAAGCGAGATTATCGAAGTTTTCGAAAAACCTAGCTACCCTATCGGGGAAACATCGATTAACGCTTTTGGCGAGAAAATGACCTATATCGATAAAGGCATAATGAAACGAGCCATACTTGCCATAGGTAGACAAGATACAATTTGCGACGGGCTAACTCCCGACGACAAGAATATAAGCATAGTAGGCAGTAGCTCCGACCATCTAATCGTAGACATTACAAACAGCGCTAAATCTTATGCGGTAGGCGACAAATTGACATTCACCGCAAACTATGGAGCAATTCTACACCTATTTACAAGTAAGTATATTAAACGCAAATATATAAACGGTTAA
- a CDS encoding GlmL-related ornithine degradation protein, with the protein MKIDCLVAEIGSTTTLINAFMLGAKPKFIGQGFAPTTVEQGDVCIGLNNAIDSLAKTLGEKVTYKEMLATSSAAGGLKMTVHGLVYEMTVRAAKEAALGAGGIIKLLTAGKLSQYDLGQIIKTKPNLILLAGGTDYGATEVPLYNAELLAKADLPCPIVYAGNKALDGQIAQIFEDAGKSCKIVDNVYPQLDNLCIEPTRKVIHSTFEQNIVKAQGMEHIRKLVSGNIIPTPGAVMECAMLASELLGNIAVIDIGGATTDIHSVCDDNAEMASLAIEAEPHCKRTVEGDLGVYINARHLIDLLGEQELSAKLGFDIVTTLAEYKAIPVGDKQIELVEELTLQAGKIALTRHAGSIRYIFGNNGRQTLTQGKDLTDLKYLIASGGALTRLPHREQIMRNLANINANKTMLFPKVDKLQILFDNDYIMASLGVLAKTHKDEAIELLKQTLSIK; encoded by the coding sequence ATGAAAATAGATTGTCTTGTAGCCGAAATCGGCTCAACCACAACTTTAATCAACGCTTTTATGTTAGGAGCAAAGCCCAAATTTATTGGTCAGGGCTTTGCCCCTACTACTGTCGAGCAAGGCGACGTTTGTATTGGCTTAAACAATGCAATCGATAGCCTTGCAAAGACGCTAGGCGAAAAAGTCACCTACAAAGAAATGCTCGCCACGAGTTCTGCCGCAGGCGGACTAAAAATGACGGTGCATGGACTTGTTTACGAAATGACGGTTAGGGCGGCAAAAGAAGCCGCTCTTGGCGCAGGCGGAATAATTAAACTGCTAACCGCAGGCAAATTAAGTCAGTACGACTTAGGGCAAATTATTAAAACTAAGCCAAACCTAATTCTTCTAGCAGGCGGAACGGACTACGGCGCAACCGAAGTACCGCTCTATAACGCCGAATTGCTCGCTAAGGCAGATTTGCCCTGCCCTATTGTTTATGCCGGAAACAAAGCCTTAGACGGTCAAATAGCCCAAATTTTTGAGGACGCAGGCAAATCTTGCAAAATTGTAGACAATGTTTATCCTCAGCTTGACAACCTTTGCATCGAGCCGACTCGCAAAGTTATTCACTCGACTTTTGAACAAAATATAGTTAAGGCGCAAGGTATGGAGCATATTCGCAAACTTGTAAGCGGTAACATCATACCTACTCCGGGCGCAGTTATGGAATGCGCAATGCTTGCAAGCGAACTGCTTGGCAATATAGCCGTAATCGATATAGGCGGAGCAACAACGGATATTCACTCTGTTTGCGACGACAACGCCGAAATGGCAAGCCTTGCAATCGAGGCAGAACCTCACTGCAAGCGAACGGTCGAGGGCGACTTAGGCGTGTATATCAACGCTAGACACTTAATTGATTTACTTGGCGAACAAGAATTATCGGCAAAACTTGGTTTCGACATCGTTACTACGCTAGCCGAATATAAAGCAATTCCCGTAGGCGACAAACAAATCGAACTTGTCGAAGAACTTACCCTTCAAGCAGGCAAAATTGCTTTGACTCGTCACGCAGGCTCAATTAGATATATCTTTGGAAACAACGGTAGGCAAACCCTTACGCAGGGTAAAGATTTGACCGACCTTAAATATTTAATCGCTTCGGGCGGAGCGTTAACTCGTTTACCCCACCGAGAGCAAATTATGCGTAACCTTGCAAACATCAACGCAAATAAAACTATGCTTTTCCCCAAGGTGGACAAATTACAAATTCTATTTGACAACGATTATATTATGGCAAGTTTAGGAGTACTGGCAAAAACGCACAAAGACGAGGCGATTGAGCTACTTAAACAAACGCTGTCAATTAAATAA
- the oraE gene encoding D-ornithine 4,5-aminomutase subunit OraE — MDYQLPPNKKLDVKEILKDLEHYVPRRFGWTWREPNPNQVEPPFTYKEISKDLKNSVGLPTAHYFNNIDPQPMPVITTEIASGRFEDDIRRMRMAAHHGADHIMVIRTAGQSHFDSLIEGTPQGIGGVPISRKQIRAQRKALDLIEDEVGRPINYHSYVSGVAGPDIAVLFAEEGVNGCHQDPQYNVIYRNINMVRSFVDACESKKLIAYANMAQIDGAHNANATAREAWKVTPELMVQHGINALFSAKVGISKRNICLSTVPPTATPAPCVYMDLPYAVALRDLFHEYRMRAQMNTKYIEASTRDATVTHVLNMLISKLTSADIQSTITPDEGRNVPWHIYNVEACDTAKQTLLGLDGLQDLVTLKKDGYIGEKSRELKERAVLFLEEMISLGGYYKAVEAGMFVDSGFYPERNGDGIAREINGGVGAGAVFARKKNYFAPVTAHFGYNNVAQYDKNAVNNPSSLINGCTLEDRSKIVYIDELDEVDNCNVRMAENDKYRDKNLIKPEMEWLADGTILLTMFFPANKLIAEAAALELAKRLNLLEPEVINREVMHEQEGTRIELKGKVNFDIEIDKLTLPVEPDIMSDEEIRADIEQHPMTVVAGTIGEDEHSVGLREIIDIKHGGIEKYGIKVHYLGTSVPVEKIVNAAIELNCDAILASTIISHDDIHYKNIANIDRIAREKGVRDKLMFVAGGTQVTNELAIKHGADVGFGRGSHGVHVATFLVKQRRKLNNIK, encoded by the coding sequence ATGGATTACCAACTACCTCCCAATAAAAAACTTGACGTAAAAGAAATATTAAAAGACTTAGAGCATTATGTTCCTCGTCGCTTCGGTTGGACGTGGAGAGAACCTAATCCTAACCAAGTCGAACCGCCTTTTACTTACAAAGAAATTAGTAAAGATTTAAAAAACAGCGTAGGTCTACCTACTGCGCACTACTTCAATAATATTGACCCTCAACCAATGCCGGTAATCACTACCGAAATTGCAAGCGGTCGTTTTGAAGACGATATTCGCCGTATGCGTATGGCAGCCCATCACGGCGCAGACCATATAATGGTAATTCGTACGGCTGGACAGAGTCACTTTGACAGCCTTATAGAGGGTACTCCGCAAGGAATAGGCGGTGTTCCAATATCTCGCAAACAAATTCGCGCGCAACGCAAAGCCCTTGATTTAATTGAAGACGAAGTCGGTAGACCAATTAACTACCACTCTTACGTTTCAGGCGTAGCCGGCCCTGATATTGCCGTTCTATTTGCCGAAGAAGGCGTAAACGGCTGTCACCAAGACCCGCAATATAACGTAATCTACCGCAATATTAATATGGTTCGTTCTTTTGTAGACGCTTGCGAAAGCAAAAAATTAATCGCTTACGCAAATATGGCGCAAATTGACGGAGCGCATAATGCAAACGCTACGGCAAGAGAAGCCTGGAAAGTTACGCCCGAGCTTATGGTTCAACACGGCATAAACGCATTATTTTCGGCAAAAGTCGGCATAAGCAAACGCAATATTTGTCTCTCAACCGTTCCTCCAACAGCAACCCCTGCGCCCTGCGTATATATGGACCTACCTTATGCGGTAGCGCTAAGAGATTTATTCCACGAATATCGTATGCGGGCTCAAATGAACACAAAATATATTGAGGCAAGTACAAGGGACGCAACAGTCACCCACGTTCTCAATATGCTTATAAGCAAACTGACTAGCGCAGACATTCAATCTACTATCACCCCAGACGAAGGTCGTAACGTTCCGTGGCATATCTACAACGTTGAGGCTTGCGACACGGCAAAACAAACCTTGCTAGGGCTTGACGGACTACAAGACCTTGTAACCCTTAAAAAAGACGGTTATATCGGCGAAAAGTCAAGAGAACTTAAAGAAAGAGCGGTATTATTCCTAGAAGAAATGATAAGTCTAGGCGGTTACTACAAAGCTGTTGAAGCCGGAATGTTTGTAGACAGCGGTTTCTATCCCGAGCGTAACGGCGACGGTATTGCTAGGGAAATTAATGGTGGCGTAGGCGCAGGCGCAGTATTTGCTCGCAAAAAGAATTATTTTGCCCCTGTTACGGCTCACTTTGGCTACAATAACGTAGCGCAGTACGATAAAAATGCAGTAAATAATCCTTCTTCCTTAATCAATGGTTGCACGCTAGAAGACCGCAGTAAAATTGTCTATATCGACGAGCTTGACGAAGTCGACAACTGCAACGTTCGTATGGCGGAAAATGACAAGTATAGAGATAAAAACTTAATCAAACCCGAGATGGAATGGCTTGCCGACGGCACAATACTTCTTACAATGTTCTTCCCGGCTAACAAACTTATTGCCGAAGCCGCCGCTCTTGAACTTGCAAAGCGACTCAATCTACTAGAACCCGAAGTAATCAATAGAGAAGTTATGCACGAACAAGAAGGCACAAGAATAGAACTTAAAGGTAAAGTAAACTTCGATATCGAAATAGACAAGCTAACTCTACCTGTCGAACCCGACATTATGAGCGACGAAGAAATTAGAGCCGATATCGAGCAGCACCCAATGACCGTAGTCGCAGGCACAATCGGCGAAGACGAACACTCGGTTGGACTAAGAGAAATTATTGACATTAAACACGGCGGAATTGAAAAATACGGTATCAAAGTACACTATCTTGGCACTTCTGTTCCTGTTGAAAAAATTGTCAACGCCGCAATAGAACTTAACTGCGACGCTATCCTTGCAAGCACAATTATTAGTCACGACGACATTCACTACAAAAATATTGCTAACATCGATAGAATCGCAAGAGAGAAGGGCGTAAGAGATAAGCTTATGTTTGTTGCCGGCGGTACGCAAGTTACTAACGAGCTAGCTATTAAACACGGCGCTGACGTAGGCTTCGGCAGAGGCAGTCACGGCGTTCACGTTGCAACCTTCCTTGTAAAACAAAGAAGAAAATTAAACAATATTAAATGA
- a CDS encoding ornithine aminomutase subunit alpha — protein MKRADDYATRRAHLADLTDKQLEDYFWKLTGDLVDPLIKLGYENTTPSIERSVLLRMGFSSLEAKPLVNSAIEHNLIGFGVGNVIYRLAKHLNKNVREAGLELLTGKYWQVAEELFKEDK, from the coding sequence ATGAAAAGAGCCGACGATTACGCTACAAGACGAGCTCATCTTGCAGATTTAACCGATAAGCAGTTGGAAGACTATTTTTGGAAGCTAACCGGCGACCTTGTCGACCCGCTTATCAAACTTGGCTATGAAAATACAACGCCGTCGATTGAGCGTTCAGTTCTACTACGTATGGGTTTTTCTTCCCTAGAAGCTAAACCTCTTGTAAATAGCGCTATCGAACACAACTTAATCGGCTTTGGCGTAGGCAATGTTATTTACCGCTTGGCAAAGCACCTCAACAAAAATGTTAGAGAGGCAGGGCTAGAACTTCTTACCGGTAAATACTGGCAAGTAGCCGAAGAATTATTTAAGGAGGACAAATAA